A genomic region of Gossypium hirsutum isolate 1008001.06 chromosome D01, Gossypium_hirsutum_v2.1, whole genome shotgun sequence contains the following coding sequences:
- the LOC107891218 gene encoding 40S ribosomal protein S5 codes for MATAIAAPANASLQDPTKSHPDVKLFNRWSFEEVQVSDISLSDYIGVQPSKHATYVSHTTGRYSVKRFRKVQCPIVERLTNSLMMHGRNNGKKLMAVRIVKHAMEIIYLLTDQNPIQVIVDAIINSGPREDATRIGSVGVVRRQAVDISPLRRVNQVIYLLTTSACESAFRNIKTIAECLVDELINAAKGSPNR; via the exons ATGGCGACAGCCATTGCAGCCCCTGCCAACGCGTCACTGCAAGACCCAACCAAGTCTCACCCTGACGTCAAGCTCTTCAATCGCTGGAGCTTCGAGGAAGTTCaa gtTTCTGATATCTCTTTGAGTGACTACATTGGTGTTCAACCTTCCAAACATGCAACCTATGTGTCACACACTACTGGGAGGTACTCAGTTAAGCGTTTTAGAAAGGTTCAGTGCCCTATTGTTGAGAGGCTTACAAACTCATTGATGATGCATGGCCGAAACAATGGAAAGAAACTTATGGCAGTCAGGATTGTGAAGCATGCTATGGAAATTATTTATCTCCTGACTGATCAGAACCCAATTCAAGTCATTGTTGATGCCATTATCAACAG TGGACCTCGTGAAGATGCTACTCGTATTGGTTCTGTTGGTGTTGTGAGGCGTCAGGCTGTTGATATTTCTCCTCTTCGTCGAGTGAATCAGGTCATCTATCTCCTCACCACTAGTGCTTGTGAGTCTGCATTCAGAAACATTAAAACTATCGCTGAATGTTTGGTTGATGAGCTTATTAACGCAGCAAAGGGATCACCTAACAGGTAA